From one Macaca nemestrina isolate mMacNem1 chromosome 5, mMacNem.hap1, whole genome shotgun sequence genomic stretch:
- the LOC105478804 gene encoding large ribosomal subunit protein eL8 — MLESLAATQLLKLAHKYRPETKQEKKQRLLARAEKKAAGKGDVPTKRPPVLRAGVNTIITLVENKKAQLVVIAHDVDPIELVVFLPALCRKMGVPYCIIKGKARLGRLVHKKTCTTVTFTQVNLEDKGALAKLVEAIRTNYNYRYDEIRRHWGGNVLGPKSVARIAKLEKAKAKELATKRG, encoded by the coding sequence ATGCTAGAGTCGTTAGCAGCTACTCAGCTGCTTAAGCTGGCCCACAAGTACAGACCAGAGACAAAGCAAGAGAAGAAGCAGAGGCTGTTGGCCCGGGCCGAGAAGAAAGCTGCTGGCAAAGGGGATGTCCCCACTAAGAGACCACCTGTCCTTCGAGCAGGAGTTAACACCATCATCACCTTGGTGGAGAACAAGAAGGCTCAGCTGGTGGTGATTGCACATGACGTGGATCCCATCGAGCTGGTTGTCTTCTTGCCTGCCCTGTGTCGTAAAATGGGGGTCCCTTACTGCATTATCAAGGGGAAGGCCAGACTGGGCCGTCTAGTCCACAAGAAGACCTGCACCACTGTCACCTTCACACAGGTGAACTTGGAAGACAAAGGCGCTTTGGCTAAGCTGGTGGAAGCTATCAGGACCAATTACAACTACAGATACGATGAGATCCGCCGTCACTGGGGCGGCAATGTCCTGGGTCCCAAGTCTGTGGCTCGTATCGCCAAGCTCGAAAAGGCAAAGGCTAAAGAACTTGCCACTAAGCGGGGTTAA